One genomic region from Peromyscus eremicus chromosome 20, PerEre_H2_v1, whole genome shotgun sequence encodes:
- the Lalba gene encoding alpha-lactalbumin, whose product MMGFVPLFLVYILFPAIQATQLTKCEVYQAVEDMDGHQGITALEWTCVIFHSSGFNTEATVRNNGSTEYGLFQISNKHWCKSSEVPESENICGTPCDNFLDDDLTDDKKCAQKILAIKGIDYWLAHKPLCSERLEQWRCKKL is encoded by the exons ATGATGGGTTTCGTTCCTTTGTTCCTGGTGTACATTCTGTTCCCTGCCATTCAAGCCACACaactcaccaaatgtgaggtgtACCAGGCCGTGGAAGACATGGATGGCCATCAAGGCATTACGGCGCTTGAAT GGACCTGCGTTATATTTCATAGCAGTGGTTTCAACACAGAAGCTACAGTCAGAAACAACGGCAGCACAGAGTACGGCCTCTTCCAGATCAGTAACAAACACTGGTGTAAGAGTAGCGAGGTCCCCGAGTCAGAGAACATCTGCGGCACTCCCTGTGACA atttcctggatgacGACCTTACCGATGACAAAAAGTGTGCCCAGAAGATTCTGGCTATCAAAGGAATCGACTACTG GTTGGCACACAAGCCCCTGTGCTCTGAGAGGCTGGAACAGTGGCGCTGTAAGAAGCTGTGA
- the LOC131897104 gene encoding olfactory receptor 8S1-like, with protein MEVRNVTEFVLLGLTSNPRTRVLLFALFLVIYLLTLTGNLLMLLVIGSDSHLRTPMYFFLRHLSFIDAFYSSVIVPKLLRNLISEWKTISSLGCFTQIALVIFSGATEACLLSAMAYDRFQAVCHPLLYVVTMNGKVCSGLAGISWAIGISASLINTLLLAQEHFCGPNVIHSFACEIPPVLSLKILGSSSFEQVIKWTPGPLKICILDSFKMAAPSGPTSQTASSRPALS; from the exons ATGGAAGTTAGGAATGTCACTGAGTTTGTGCTCCTGGGACTGACCAGCAACCCTCGGACTCGGGTGCTGCTGTTTGCGCTGTTCTTGGTGATTTACCTCTTGACCCTCACGGGGAACCTGCTGATGCTGCTGGTGATTGGCTCCGATTCCCACCTTCGTACCCCCATGTATTTCTTCCTGAGACACCTCTCCTTTATAGATGCTTTCTATTCCTCAGTCATTGTGCCCAAGTTGCTGAGGAACCTGATTTCTGAGTGGAAGACTATATCATCCCTGGGGTGTTTCACTCAGATCGCCCTGGTCATATTTTCTGGGGCCACCGAGGCCTGCCTCCTTTCCGCCATGGCCTACGACCGGTTCCAGGCTGTGTGTCACCCACTGTTGTATGTGGTCACTATGAATGGAAAGGTGTGTTCTGGGCTGGCGGGTATATCCTGGGCCATAGGGATCAGTGCCAGCCTGATTAACACCCTCCTGCTGGCCCAAGAGCACTTCTGTGGCCCGAACGTCATCCACAGCTTTGCCTGTGAGATTCCTCCCGTGCTCTCGCTG AAAATTCTGGGAAGCTCCAGCTTCGAACAGGTCATCAAATGGACTCCAG GTCCCCTCAAAATCTGCATCCTGGACAGCTTCAAGATGGCTGCCCCAAGTGGTCCAACCTCACAGACAGCTTCAAGTAGGCCTGCACTTTCCTAG